From a single Rhodopirellula islandica genomic region:
- a CDS encoding TIGR01777 family oxidoreductase: MPVSIDEAFAYHERPGCLNRLTPPWEHVQLEYSDQSLAPGSRVILKTKIAGIPVRWRARHVWCNPPHGFADVQDTGPFSRWCHQHRFESLAPNRSQLTDAIEYKLPAGMAGKLLGSGKARRTIEAMFAYRHRVTQDDLQMLVDYPMSPKTIAVSGASGLVGGGLCTLLSLLGHKVVTITRDEHGTVDEHGMPDAIAAWGSPSEMEKFESVDVVVHLAGKSIAGKRWTPEVKQQIRDSRVEKTRALCEGLAQLKQKPAVVICASATGFYGDRGEEILTENSSCGDDFLSDVAGQWEDACQPAREAGIRVVNTRFGMVLSPQGGALQQMLLPAKLMGGKLGSGNQWWSWIALDDVLGAIVHCIHQDEISGPVNFVAPEPIRNHEFAKTLGDVLNRPAIFPAPKFALRLALGEMAEVLLLASSRAVPERLQQSGYAFRYPDLKDCLRSLLGKEGKPSEPVAS, from the coding sequence CTGCCCGTCAGCATCGACGAGGCATTTGCGTATCACGAACGCCCCGGTTGTTTGAACCGACTCACGCCGCCGTGGGAACACGTCCAACTCGAATACTCGGATCAATCCCTGGCTCCCGGCAGTCGCGTGATCTTGAAAACCAAAATCGCCGGGATCCCGGTGCGCTGGCGAGCCCGGCACGTGTGGTGCAATCCTCCCCATGGCTTCGCCGACGTCCAGGACACTGGTCCTTTTTCGCGGTGGTGCCATCAGCATCGATTTGAATCTTTGGCACCCAACCGTTCCCAGCTGACCGACGCGATCGAGTACAAACTGCCTGCGGGAATGGCGGGCAAATTGCTCGGAAGCGGCAAGGCCCGCCGGACCATCGAAGCGATGTTCGCGTACCGCCACCGAGTCACTCAGGATGATTTGCAGATGTTGGTCGATTACCCCATGAGTCCAAAAACGATTGCGGTCTCCGGAGCCAGCGGCTTGGTGGGCGGTGGCCTGTGCACACTGCTGAGTTTGCTAGGCCACAAAGTCGTCACCATCACCCGGGACGAGCACGGCACAGTTGATGAACATGGCATGCCCGACGCGATCGCCGCCTGGGGCAGCCCGTCCGAAATGGAAAAGTTTGAATCGGTCGATGTGGTCGTTCATCTGGCGGGCAAGTCCATCGCTGGAAAGCGCTGGACTCCCGAGGTCAAACAACAAATCCGTGACAGCCGCGTCGAGAAGACACGTGCTCTCTGCGAAGGGCTTGCCCAGCTGAAACAGAAGCCCGCTGTTGTGATCTGTGCCTCGGCAACGGGATTCTACGGCGACCGCGGCGAAGAAATTTTGACCGAGAACTCCTCCTGCGGAGACGACTTTCTGTCCGACGTGGCTGGTCAGTGGGAAGACGCTTGCCAACCGGCTCGCGAAGCAGGAATCCGAGTGGTCAACACGCGGTTCGGAATGGTGCTTTCTCCTCAGGGCGGCGCCCTACAGCAAATGCTGCTGCCGGCCAAACTGATGGGTGGCAAACTGGGCAGTGGAAACCAGTGGTGGTCCTGGATCGCACTGGACGATGTGCTGGGCGCGATCGTCCACTGCATCCACCAGGACGAGATCTCAGGTCCAGTCAACTTTGTGGCGCCGGAACCCATCCGAAATCACGAATTCGCCAAGACCTTGGGCGACGTTTTGAATCGGCCGGCAATCTTCCCGGCACCCAAGTTCGCTCTCCGGTTGGCGCTCGGCGAGATGGCGGAGGTGTTGCTGCTGGCCAGTTCGCGTGCCGTCCCAGAACGTTTGCAGCAATCCGGTTACGCATTTCGCTATCCCGATTTGAAGGATTGCTTGCGGTCACTGCTCGGAAAAGAAGGCAAACCGTCGGAACCCGTCGCCTCATGA
- a CDS encoding L,D-transpeptidase family protein: MTTPPDALPPEVARDLIVDANTFDISDGIPEALGSLDPLAEFGIDEGSVDTNVASGGFDDLDLALNESANGLNSPENFAVPDSNELNATADSMPMDSINRSFADVPSSATGNLGAESESFSMSDLDSPAVDLQASRLPEVTPGSSTPIQLNPNQEYTSTGTQYSAPDPNAAVASVDSSGRPSSENAAAESDQIAAAGLSNAIATADRQYHSDRRREALATLSLFYETPSLTSEQRDELLSRLDPLAAEVIYSGEHLLAEPHRVAPNETLMDIADQYEVPWQLLANINGVDDPVTILPGTDLKVVRGPFRGDIDLKHQELTMFVGDLYAGRFKIAVGSDPAPKPGAYTIQEKQSAKTYYDMSGTPVPPGNPRNPYGSMWIDLGSGLSIHGSPDANAPTDQGCISVAGNYSRDVFGILSEGSSVTIR, from the coding sequence ATGACGACTCCACCCGATGCGCTGCCGCCTGAAGTGGCGCGGGACCTGATCGTTGATGCAAACACGTTTGACATCAGCGACGGGATTCCAGAAGCCTTGGGCAGTCTCGATCCGCTCGCGGAATTCGGAATCGACGAGGGTTCGGTCGACACGAACGTTGCCAGCGGAGGGTTTGACGACCTCGATCTGGCGCTCAATGAATCCGCCAATGGTCTGAATTCCCCTGAAAACTTCGCGGTTCCCGACTCAAATGAGCTGAATGCAACGGCGGACAGCATGCCGATGGATTCGATCAATCGCAGCTTCGCCGACGTGCCTTCCTCGGCCACCGGAAACCTTGGTGCAGAATCCGAATCGTTCTCCATGTCCGATTTGGATTCCCCCGCTGTCGACCTGCAAGCCAGCCGATTGCCCGAGGTGACTCCCGGTTCGAGCACACCGATTCAACTCAACCCAAATCAAGAATACACCTCGACCGGGACGCAGTACTCTGCCCCCGATCCCAATGCTGCCGTGGCATCCGTCGATTCATCGGGACGCCCGAGCAGCGAAAATGCCGCGGCTGAGTCCGATCAAATTGCAGCGGCAGGCTTGAGCAACGCAATCGCGACGGCTGACCGCCAGTATCACTCGGATCGTCGCCGCGAAGCCTTGGCGACACTGAGCCTGTTCTACGAGACTCCCAGCCTGACCAGCGAACAACGCGATGAATTGCTCAGTCGGCTCGATCCTTTGGCCGCCGAAGTGATCTACTCAGGCGAACACTTGTTGGCGGAACCGCACCGCGTCGCCCCCAACGAAACGTTGATGGACATCGCTGACCAATACGAAGTGCCTTGGCAATTGCTGGCGAACATCAACGGTGTGGACGATCCCGTCACCATCCTGCCCGGCACCGATTTGAAAGTGGTGCGTGGCCCGTTTCGTGGCGACATCGATCTGAAACACCAAGAATTGACAATGTTCGTCGGCGACCTGTACGCCGGTCGCTTCAAGATCGCCGTTGGAAGTGACCCCGCTCCCAAACCAGGGGCGTACACCATCCAGGAAAAGCAGTCGGCCAAGACCTACTACGATATGTCCGGAACTCCCGTCCCACCCGGTAACCCACGCAACCCCTACGGGTCGATGTGGATCGACTTGGGATCGGGCTTGAGTATCCACGGAAGCCCTGACGCAAACGCTCCCACCGACCAGGGCTGCATCAGCGTCGCAGGCAACTATTCGCGAGACGTCTTTGGCATCTTGTCCGAAGGGTCCTCGGTCACCATTCGTTGA
- a CDS encoding MerR family transcriptional regulator, giving the protein MAARQPQFSPKQIAAAMEVSESSVKRWCDKGTIPVIKTAGGHRRITLDALQAFVHANDRCLLRPDVLGLPQLAPSRTTRIEGIGDPLNQQFRDALAAGEEVTCRELLSKKVASGATRSEAAESLITDAMHGFGEAWDCNALDVYQERRGCEIAMRLIHELRAEIPAPSATAPVAIGGAPEGDPYQLPTMLVELALREVGWNATSLGNDLPMESFVQAAHDYDPQMVWMSISSVSEPGMFVAAQNQLAESLGEDVPLLIGGRALSDKLRPRLRYTAHCDSLRHLVELAALMRLNRGA; this is encoded by the coding sequence GTGGCAGCTCGTCAGCCCCAGTTTTCTCCGAAGCAGATTGCCGCTGCGATGGAAGTCAGCGAGTCATCGGTCAAACGTTGGTGCGACAAAGGCACGATTCCCGTGATCAAGACAGCGGGCGGCCACCGAAGAATCACCTTGGATGCGTTGCAAGCGTTTGTGCATGCCAACGATCGGTGCTTGCTTCGTCCTGACGTCTTGGGGCTGCCTCAGTTGGCGCCCAGTCGCACGACGCGAATTGAGGGCATTGGCGATCCGCTGAACCAACAATTTCGGGACGCCCTGGCGGCTGGTGAGGAGGTCACCTGTCGCGAGCTGCTGTCGAAGAAGGTGGCGTCCGGGGCCACGCGAAGTGAAGCTGCCGAGTCGTTGATCACCGACGCGATGCACGGGTTTGGCGAGGCTTGGGATTGCAATGCTTTGGACGTCTATCAAGAACGTCGCGGGTGCGAAATTGCGATGCGTCTGATACACGAGCTGCGGGCGGAGATCCCCGCTCCGTCTGCCACTGCACCCGTTGCGATTGGAGGGGCGCCCGAAGGTGACCCCTATCAATTGCCCACCATGTTGGTGGAGCTGGCATTGCGAGAAGTCGGTTGGAACGCGACGAGTCTGGGCAATGACCTGCCGATGGAGAGCTTTGTTCAAGCGGCTCACGACTATGACCCACAAATGGTGTGGATGAGCATCTCATCGGTCAGCGAACCAGGCATGTTTGTCGCCGCTCAAAATCAATTGGCTGAGTCACTCGGAGAGGACGTGCCGCTGTTGATTGGTGGTCGAGCCTTGAGCGATAAGTTGCGACCGCGTCTGCGTTACACGGCTCACTGTGATTCGCTTCGCCACTTGGTTGAATTGGCGGCGCTGATGCGACTGAATCGCGGGGCGTGA
- a CDS encoding sigma-70 family RNA polymerase sigma factor: MSTLTASSVPARRPAWLQSPELSLAVMEVQPLLSDHSEADTKTLQRLTKRRLREEIDFISNERFTMAREGKRIFSSELGLAPRETALGIATIRRSGVDLPIHLGRLCEAPLLKPEQEKMLFERMNYLLQQAAIHRSVLNPERPSRHRLELIDLLVALADWHRDRIVEANLRLVFSIVKKFVNPNNTFDDLLSDGIVALIRAVEKFDFDRGFRFSTYATQVVRRNSYRTVVLNQQERQRVQGGLQDMDIDLKEEEHSSAISEKRWHELRSRLSVMMGDLDRREKFIIRARFSLGPHRKVHTLQSLADRLGVSKERVRQLERRAMDKLRAMAGDAQLAELEA; encoded by the coding sequence ATGTCCACCCTCACCGCATCGTCCGTCCCCGCCCGTCGCCCTGCTTGGCTCCAGAGTCCTGAGTTGTCACTGGCTGTGATGGAGGTTCAGCCTCTGTTGTCCGATCATTCCGAAGCGGACACCAAGACACTTCAACGCCTCACGAAACGACGCCTGCGAGAAGAAATTGACTTCATCTCGAATGAACGTTTCACCATGGCTCGCGAAGGCAAGCGGATTTTCTCTTCGGAACTGGGGCTGGCACCACGTGAAACGGCGTTGGGGATCGCGACGATCCGTCGAAGCGGGGTGGATCTTCCGATTCACCTGGGTCGACTTTGCGAGGCGCCGTTGCTGAAGCCTGAACAAGAAAAGATGCTGTTCGAGCGAATGAACTACCTGCTGCAACAGGCCGCGATTCATCGCAGCGTTCTCAACCCAGAGCGTCCCTCTCGGCATCGCTTGGAACTGATTGATTTGCTGGTCGCCTTGGCCGACTGGCATCGCGACCGGATTGTCGAAGCCAACTTGCGGTTGGTGTTTTCGATCGTCAAGAAGTTCGTCAATCCCAACAACACGTTTGACGATTTGCTCAGCGACGGAATTGTGGCGTTGATCCGTGCTGTCGAAAAGTTCGACTTCGATCGCGGGTTCCGGTTCAGCACCTACGCGACCCAAGTTGTTCGTCGAAACTCCTATCGAACCGTTGTGTTGAATCAGCAGGAACGTCAAAGGGTCCAAGGGGGACTGCAAGACATGGACATCGATCTGAAAGAGGAAGAACATTCTTCGGCGATCAGCGAAAAACGCTGGCACGAATTGCGAAGCCGCTTGAGCGTGATGATGGGCGACTTGGACCGTCGAGAAAAATTCATCATTCGCGCCCGCTTCTCTCTCGGACCTCACCGGAAAGTTCACACGCTGCAATCGTTGGCGGATCGGCTGGGTGTTTCCAAGGAACGCGTCCGCCAGTTGGAACGACGCGCGATGGACAAGTTACGAGCGATGGCCGGCGACGCTCAACTGGCGGAATTGGAAGCCTGA
- a CDS encoding sigma factor, translating into MIDEGRFLSLFLKHERELASIARAFLPDWNAVDDVLQEASLVMWRKIHQLESDDEFLPWSKVILRFEILKARRLHARQKWVLNEELISKLMDESAEDDAEMRHAQQSAIQHCLQSFSEDHQKLLLAPHTSRGGVLALAETGSHSANSLYKRIGRLRVKLHDCVVQRLSSAELDLPI; encoded by the coding sequence ATGATAGACGAAGGTCGATTTCTATCACTGTTCCTCAAACACGAGCGAGAACTCGCCAGCATCGCTCGTGCGTTTTTGCCCGATTGGAACGCGGTCGACGACGTGCTGCAGGAAGCCAGCCTGGTGATGTGGCGAAAAATTCATCAACTGGAATCGGACGACGAGTTCCTGCCTTGGTCCAAAGTCATTCTGCGTTTTGAAATTTTGAAAGCCCGTCGCTTGCATGCTCGCCAGAAGTGGGTGCTCAACGAAGAGTTGATCTCCAAACTGATGGATGAATCCGCGGAGGACGACGCGGAGATGCGGCACGCACAACAATCCGCCATCCAGCATTGTCTGCAGTCGTTCAGCGAAGACCATCAAAAGCTCTTGCTTGCCCCCCACACCTCGCGAGGCGGCGTGCTGGCATTGGCAGAAACGGGCAGTCATTCCGCCAATAGTTTGTACAAGCGGATCGGACGTCTGCGAGTGAAGTTGCACGACTGTGTGGTGCAGCGACTTTCATCGGCCGAACTCGATCTCCCCATCTGA
- a CDS encoding deoxyhypusine synthase family protein has protein sequence MNVTQFLETHFRHFNARELLASAKAYGDFVDGGGKMMVTLAGAMSTGELGLSLAEMIRKGKVHAVTCTAANLEEDIFNLVAHDEYEIVANWRALSAEDEVKLRDRGFNRVTDTCIPETVMRHLEDRLVPMWQKAAVENAARMPAEFMFDLLDDEGLVQHYQVPREDSWVAAAKDAGIPIFTPGFEDSTLGNIYTSHVIDGSVSGHGAYATGTKQMQQLAEWYQATMQDPIGFFQIGGGIAGDFPICVVPMLIQDLKRDIPLWGYFCQISDATTSYGGYSGAVPNEKITWYKIDADSPKFMIQSDATICAPLVFAHVLGW, from the coding sequence ATGAATGTCACGCAATTTTTGGAAACGCATTTTCGCCACTTCAATGCCCGGGAATTGTTGGCCTCGGCAAAGGCCTATGGGGACTTTGTTGACGGCGGGGGCAAGATGATGGTGACACTGGCCGGCGCCATGAGCACGGGAGAATTGGGGCTGTCGCTGGCCGAAATGATCCGCAAGGGAAAGGTCCACGCCGTAACATGCACGGCGGCGAACTTGGAAGAAGATATCTTCAACTTGGTCGCTCACGACGAATACGAAATCGTTGCCAACTGGCGAGCTCTTTCGGCGGAAGACGAAGTCAAACTTCGCGATCGTGGGTTCAACCGTGTCACTGACACTTGCATTCCCGAAACCGTGATGCGGCACCTAGAGGATCGCTTGGTGCCCATGTGGCAAAAGGCGGCGGTTGAGAATGCCGCTCGCATGCCTGCCGAGTTCATGTTCGATCTTTTGGATGATGAAGGGCTGGTTCAGCACTACCAGGTGCCTCGGGAAGACAGCTGGGTCGCAGCGGCAAAGGATGCGGGCATTCCGATTTTCACGCCCGGGTTTGAGGACTCCACGCTGGGGAACATTTACACCTCGCACGTCATCGACGGCAGCGTTTCCGGGCACGGGGCGTATGCGACGGGCACAAAGCAAATGCAGCAACTGGCGGAGTGGTACCAAGCCACGATGCAGGACCCCATCGGCTTCTTCCAAATCGGCGGCGGGATCGCGGGCGACTTCCCGATCTGTGTCGTCCCGATGTTGATTCAAGACCTCAAACGAGACATTCCGTTGTGGGGGTATTTCTGCCAAATCAGCGATGCAACGACCAGCTACGGCGGTTACAGCGGCGCTGTGCCGAACGAAAAGATCACGTGGTACAAAATCGATGCCGACTCGCCGAAGTTCATGATCCAAAGCGACGCGACGATTTGTGCGCCACTCGTGTTTGCTCACGTGCTCGGTTGGTGA
- a CDS encoding nucleoside hydrolase: MSQKMFGSLLLAITVCFGTLGSVSPVHADQPVQLIFDTDLGNDVDDALAMGVIHSLQSRGECELLAVTLTKDHELAAPFADVVNTFYGRGDIPIGVCRSDVTNSEGRFNGLAAIKDDGKDRYPHDLRSGKDAPDAVEVLRRVLAQAEDHSVVIAQVGFSTNLANLLDSPADDLSPLPGKELVKKKVQRLSVMAGAFEQIKNNKGQPYDHKEYNVIKDIPAAQKLAKEWPTPILWSGYEIGIALRYPHESIEQDYGYVEHHPLAEAYIAYNPPPHDRPTWDLTCVLQLVRPDRDYFGLTSVGKVTVADDGLTTFAEDANGRDQYFTLNDAQIARTLEALQLLSSEPPHAIR; the protein is encoded by the coding sequence ATGTCCCAAAAAATGTTTGGATCGCTGCTGCTCGCGATCACAGTCTGCTTCGGAACCCTTGGTTCCGTCTCCCCCGTTCACGCCGACCAACCGGTTCAATTGATCTTTGACACGGACCTTGGAAACGACGTCGACGACGCGTTGGCCATGGGCGTCATCCATTCCTTGCAGTCGCGTGGCGAGTGCGAATTGCTGGCCGTGACGCTCACCAAAGACCATGAACTGGCTGCCCCTTTCGCAGACGTGGTCAACACGTTTTATGGACGCGGTGACATTCCGATTGGTGTGTGCCGCAGTGACGTCACCAACAGCGAAGGACGTTTCAACGGACTGGCTGCGATCAAGGATGACGGAAAAGACCGTTACCCGCATGACTTGCGAAGCGGCAAAGACGCTCCCGATGCGGTCGAGGTTTTACGTCGGGTGCTCGCCCAAGCGGAAGACCACAGCGTCGTGATCGCGCAAGTTGGATTCTCAACCAACTTAGCCAACCTGCTCGATTCCCCCGCGGACGATCTCAGCCCACTGCCCGGCAAAGAGCTCGTCAAGAAGAAAGTGCAGCGTCTCAGTGTGATGGCGGGTGCGTTCGAACAGATCAAGAACAACAAAGGTCAGCCCTACGACCACAAAGAATACAACGTCATCAAAGACATTCCGGCTGCACAAAAGCTCGCCAAAGAATGGCCAACACCGATACTATGGAGTGGCTACGAGATCGGAATCGCGCTTCGTTACCCTCATGAAAGCATTGAGCAAGACTACGGCTACGTCGAGCACCATCCTTTGGCTGAAGCCTACATCGCCTACAACCCACCGCCTCACGATCGTCCGACTTGGGACCTGACTTGCGTTCTGCAACTGGTCCGTCCCGATCGTGACTACTTCGGTTTGACTTCCGTTGGAAAGGTCACCGTTGCCGACGATGGTTTGACAACGTTCGCCGAGGACGCCAACGGCCGCGACCAGTACTTCACTCTCAACGACGCACAAATCGCGAGAACACTGGAAGCACTGCAATTGCTTTCCAGCGAACCGCCACACGCCATTCGTTGA
- a CDS encoding LamG-like jellyroll fold domain-containing protein → MNKQPIHDLIEKYFLEELNETEQAELRLALEAQRSYRDRFRRAAEIDAQLRHCWNEDIGDDEGSRPLLQSEPNSLAREPLATASHQRIDVRWLPVTVAASLIAVAGVLYSGILKPTPQPTIAQSNSAQPTAPQSVGDEATTRDSSEVAWLVTGYNHRFNDGLAPQNNSFERGDYELTDGSITLRFDSGVDVSIEAPARFTVVNSLRMKMDAGRARAIVPETGHGFVIQTPTADVEDLGTEFGVYVSEEQDVELHVFAGEVNVHTANLPSRRIQEDTAVHLTSMGTKHLSATDDVAFTTRSKIGYQRWLADSTARREDPSTLLYFDFEPDPDAPTTLRDRSQSGLAIDGQIQGCIWATGRWPNKGALLLERAGDRVELDLPGTFDALTISGWIQVNRFDQALQAFFNTRDWQPGEHHWNIQRNGGMSVGVSRAYTIHSAQKKVPLGRWTHLVASIDAQKREATYYIDGEFAQQKQWENATSIVFGPCTIGAFGSTLEAPAETATEEEANAAESSLRVEAVHYNRELRGRLDELALFAGALSAEQVKELYEAGNGFD, encoded by the coding sequence ATGAACAAACAACCGATCCATGACTTGATCGAGAAGTACTTTCTCGAGGAATTGAACGAAACCGAGCAAGCCGAACTCCGGTTGGCACTGGAGGCACAGCGAAGCTACCGGGACCGTTTTCGCCGCGCCGCTGAAATTGATGCGCAGTTGCGACACTGCTGGAACGAAGACATCGGTGACGATGAAGGTTCGCGGCCGCTGCTTCAAAGTGAACCGAATTCGCTGGCACGGGAGCCACTCGCCACCGCTTCCCATCAACGCATCGATGTGCGGTGGCTGCCGGTCACTGTTGCAGCGAGTTTGATTGCTGTGGCTGGCGTGCTGTACTCAGGGATTCTGAAACCAACGCCCCAGCCCACCATTGCTCAATCGAATTCGGCTCAGCCAACGGCACCGCAGTCCGTTGGCGACGAGGCAACGACACGGGATTCATCGGAGGTGGCATGGTTGGTGACGGGCTACAACCATCGGTTCAACGACGGTTTGGCCCCACAAAACAATTCCTTTGAAAGAGGGGATTACGAACTCACGGATGGTTCCATCACGCTTCGCTTTGACAGTGGAGTGGATGTGTCGATTGAGGCGCCGGCGCGGTTCACCGTTGTCAATTCGCTGCGGATGAAGATGGACGCTGGGCGAGCACGGGCGATCGTTCCCGAGACCGGCCACGGCTTTGTGATTCAGACACCCACCGCCGATGTCGAAGACCTGGGCACCGAATTCGGCGTCTACGTCAGCGAAGAACAAGACGTAGAGCTGCACGTTTTTGCCGGTGAAGTCAACGTGCACACGGCCAACCTTCCCTCGCGACGGATCCAGGAAGACACCGCCGTGCACTTGACCTCGATGGGCACCAAGCATCTTTCGGCGACGGATGATGTCGCGTTTACAACACGCAGCAAAATTGGATACCAACGTTGGCTCGCCGACAGCACGGCAAGACGTGAAGATCCCTCCACGCTGTTGTATTTCGACTTTGAGCCGGATCCGGACGCTCCCACCACGCTTCGCGATCGAAGCCAATCTGGCTTGGCCATCGATGGCCAAATTCAAGGCTGTATCTGGGCGACAGGCCGCTGGCCGAACAAAGGAGCCCTCTTGCTGGAACGTGCCGGTGATCGAGTGGAGCTGGATCTACCCGGGACCTTTGATGCACTCACGATCTCGGGATGGATTCAGGTCAATCGTTTCGACCAAGCCTTGCAGGCGTTCTTCAACACACGAGACTGGCAACCCGGTGAGCATCACTGGAACATCCAACGGAACGGTGGCATGAGCGTCGGCGTGTCTCGAGCCTACACGATTCACTCGGCGCAAAAGAAAGTTCCCTTGGGAAGATGGACGCATCTGGTGGCGTCCATCGACGCTCAAAAGCGAGAGGCCACCTACTACATCGATGGCGAATTCGCTCAGCAAAAACAATGGGAAAACGCAACGTCGATTGTCTTTGGCCCGTGCACCATCGGTGCCTTCGGATCGACGCTCGAGGCCCCCGCGGAGACGGCCACCGAGGAAGAAGCCAACGCGGCCGAGTCATCTCTTCGCGTCGAAGCGGTCCACTACAACCGAGAACTCCGAGGCCGACTCGATGAACTGGCCCTCTTCGCCGGGGCCCTCTCCGCCGAGCAGGTCAAAGAACTTTATGAGGCGGGCAACGGGTTCGACTGA